A stretch of Brachyhypopomus gauderio isolate BG-103 chromosome 3, BGAUD_0.2, whole genome shotgun sequence DNA encodes these proteins:
- the LOC143510790 gene encoding general transcription factor II-I repeat domain-containing protein 2-like, with translation MRADKLLKLKSGLLAQQNTFVRQAQLNQSSVRASFRVAQIIASSGKPFTDGEFVKKCLNAVAEEVCPEKKDVFNAVSLSASTITRRIEEIGGNVYVQLQQKTKEFDFFSLALDESTDVQDTAQLVIFIRGVNANFEMSEELAALQSLKGTTTGEDIFGKVCQTMEDLDLDWSKLASITTDGAPSMVGASRGLTGRVKREMEERGLTAPLQVHCLIHQQALCCKVLKWDSVMKVVVSCINLIRAKGLKHREFQQFLSELESAHGDVLYYTEVRWLSRGRVLRRFYELLPEINAFLHSKDKTVPELMDPEWKWHLAFLTDVTEILNSLNLQLQGQGKLICDMYSHIKAFEVKLALLLEQVKKHNFVHLPATQNLSAENPAVPFPTEKCVEALEMLKAEFGVRFRELHVHAKEIRLFQNPFVADIDEAQPSYQFELAELQNCDVLKDMFKPNSLIDFYAALPNDTYPNIKKHAMKMSTLFGSTYICEQTFSHMKLLKTSLRSRLTDEHLHQCLRLAVTRMEPDIQLLTSQMQAHSSH, from the coding sequence ATGCGGGCAGACAAACTGTTAAAGTTAAAAAGTGGACTGTTAGCTCAGCAGAATACATTTGTACGCCAAGCTCAGCTGAACCAGTCATCCGTTCGGGCCAGCTTTCGGGTTGCTCAAATTATAGCAAGCAGCGGTAAACCTTTCACGGATGGAGAGTTTGTTAAGAAATGTTTGAATGCTGTCGCGGAGGAAGTGTGTCCCGAGAAGAAAGATGTCTTCAATGCAGTGAGTCTGTCAGCGAGTACAATCACCAGACGCATCGAAGAAATCGGGGGTAATGTGTATGTACAGCTGCAGCAGAAGACAAAAGAATTTGACTTTTTTTCATTAGCATTGGATGAGAGCACGGATGTGCAGGACACAGCGCAGCTGGTAATTTTCATTCGTGGAGTTAACGCAAACTTTGAGATGAGCGAGGAGTTGGCAGCCCTCCAAAGTCTCAAAGGGACTACAACGGGGGAGGATATTTTCGGCAAAGTATGCCAAACCATGGAAGACTTGGACCTGGACTGGTCAAAGCTTGCCAGCATTACGACTGACGGGGCTCCTAGTATGGTGGGCGCGTCTCGGGGTCTAACAGGACGCGTGAAGCGGGAGATGGAAGAGCGGGGTCTCACCGCCCCGCTACAAGTCCACTGTTTAATTCACCAGCAGGCACTGTGCTGCAAAGTGTTGAAGTGGGATTCTGTCATGAAGGTTGTGGTGTCATGCATAAACTTAATCAGAGCAAAGGGACTTAAACACAGGGAGTTCCAACAATTCCTGTCTGAGCTGGAGTCTGCGCACGGCGACGTGCTGTATTACACAGAGGTCCGATGGCTGAGCCGGGGCAGAGTTTTGAGGCGTTTTTACGAGCTGCTACCTGAAATTAACGCATTTCTtcattcaaaagacaaaacgGTCCCAGAGCTGATGGACCCAGAGTGGAAATGGCACCTGGCATTTTTAACAGACGTGACAGAAATTCTGAACAGCCTTAACTTGCAGCTACAAGGCCAGGGGAAACTCATTTGCGACATGTATTCCCACATAAAAGCATTTGAGGTGAAACTAGCGCTGCTTTTGGAGCAAGTGAAAAAGCACAACTTCGTCCATCTCCCTGCTACCCAAAACCTCTCTGCAGAGAACCCAGCGGTCCCGTTCCCAACTGAAAAGTGCGTGGAAGCACTGGAAATGCTCAAGGCGGAGTTCGGTGTGCGATTCCGTGAACTACATGTTCATGCAAAAGAAATCCGTCTTTTCCAGAACCCCTTTGTTGCCGACATCGATGAAGCCCAGCCTTCTTATCAGTTTGAGTTGGCCGAGTTACAGAACTGTGATGTTCTGAAAGACATGTTCAAGCCCAACAGTCTTATTGACTTCTATGCCGCACTCCCAAACGACACGTACCCTAACATAAAAAAACACGCAATGAAGATGTCCACACTTTTTGGAAGCACGTATATCTGCGAACAAACATTTTCGCACATGAAACTCCTGAAAACTTCGCTGAGATCAAGATTGACAGATGAACATCTGCATCAGTGTTTGAGACTGGCTGTGACTAGAATGGAACCTGACATTCAACTTCTCACCAGCCAAATGCAGGCCCACAGTTCACACTGA